The following are encoded in a window of Streptomyces sp. Go-475 genomic DNA:
- the wblA gene encoding transcriptional regulator WblA encodes MGWVTDWSAQAACRTTDPDELFVQGAAQNRAKAVCTGCPVRTECLADALDNRVEFGVWGGMTERERRALLRRRPTVTSWRRLLETARSEYERGTGVVPLDDDEVYENYAAVS; translated from the coding sequence ATGGGCTGGGTAACCGACTGGAGTGCGCAGGCGGCCTGCCGCACTACCGATCCGGATGAACTGTTCGTTCAAGGAGCAGCGCAGAACAGGGCCAAGGCGGTGTGCACCGGATGTCCGGTGCGTACGGAGTGCCTGGCCGACGCGCTCGACAACCGCGTCGAGTTCGGCGTGTGGGGAGGCATGACGGAGCGGGAGCGCCGCGCACTGCTGCGCAGGCGGCCCACGGTGACCTCCTGGCGCCGACTGCTGGAGACCGCGCGCTCGGAGTACGAGCGCGGCACGGGTGTGGTGCCTCTCGACGACGACGAGGTCTACGAGAACTACGCCGCGGTGAGCTGA